Proteins encoded together in one Juglans regia cultivar Chandler chromosome 9, Walnut 2.0, whole genome shotgun sequence window:
- the LOC109005771 gene encoding probable leucine-rich repeat receptor-like serine/threonine-protein kinase At3g14840 isoform X5 — MFLFRLLLASTVMTVCFTTFASGALELPDDEVQALGVIFNTLGKKVWNFSNPCNGTVPPSAIKEDTAAVNCSNCVVNGINESYRVVGIILKGQNLPGTLPPDLGKLPCLQVLDLSRNYLNGSIPSAWGSVKQLVDISLFGNRVTGSIPRAFANIKTLRHLTVAFNQLSGNLPPELGNMSSIETLDLSFNSLRGEIPSSFKGLNTVDNIYLTGNLFTGPIPDWILNSTKKIDLSFNNFTNEKSNISSSSCQNDGDRHINLFKSSSMGNETILSCTRTSLPRCSQSKLKCHILPLNSRGLLQLGSTRLHINCGGKELVDVNEGTVYDADTDQGGPSNFFLTKDWSFSSTGHFMSPIKKAYILPNSTELISTDTTDPRLYMTARFSPLSLTYYAFCLVSGNYRVRLHFAETVFTDDETYRSLGRRIFDVYIQGERVLKDFDIVKAAGGVRKPYTQSFNAKVTNSTLEIRFYWAGKGTTDIPSPGDYGPLISAISVDTDASGRISVGAVVGILVAGAFVIILFVVAILWWKGCLGQRSSATDHDLRDLDLKTGTFTLRQIKTATNNFDEANKIGEGGFGSVYKGLLSDGTMMAVKQLSSKSKQGNREFLNEIGMISALQHPHLVKLYGCCVEGNQLLLVYEYMENNSLARVLFGPEEYQLQLDWPTRHRICVGIARGLAYLHEESRLKIVHRDIKSTNVLLDKNLNPKISDFGMAKLDEEDNTHISTRIAGTYGYMAPEYALHGYLTDKADVYSFGIVALEIVSGKTNTSHRPKGESLHLLDWALVLKEKGNLLDLADPRLGSKYNKEEVMRMINVALLCANVSASVRPTMSSVVSMLEGGAVIPELGPNLSTVDDEMKVKALWDHFQDKKESSRGNSQTQSVSTDDQFTGTSSTSGAVDLYPINMDSSYLEKRV, encoded by the exons ATGTTCCTTTTCCGACTTCTTCTTGCTTCAACCGTCATGACCGTCTGCTTTACAACGTTCGCTTCCGGAGCCCTTGAACTGCCGGATGATGAag TGCAAGCTTTGGGTGTCATATTCAATACGTTGGGGAAGAAGGTCTGGAACTTCTCTAATCCATGTAATGGTACTGTACCACCATCGGCCATAAAAGAGGATACTGCTGCTGTTAACTGCAGCAACTGCGTCGTGAATGGCATTAACGAGTCATACCGCGTTGTGGGCAT AATTCTCAAGGGACAGAATCTACCAGGCACTCTTCCTCCAGATTTGGGGAAGTTACCTTGCCTGCAAGTACT TGACCTTTCTCGCAACTATCTTAACGGTTCAATCCCTTCAGCATGGGGCTCCGTGAAGCAGCTCGTCGATAT TTCCCTCTTTGGAAACCGAGTAACGGGTTCTATCCCCAGAGCTTTTGCAAACATCAAAACTCTCAGACACTT GACGGTCGCGTTCAATCAACTTTCTGGAAATCTTCCTCCAGAGCTTGGGAATATGTCCTCCATAGAAACACT AGATCTCAGCTTCAACAGTCTACGTGGAGAAATCCCAAGCAGCTTTAAAGGTCTAAATACTGTAGACAACAT ATACTTAACCGGCAACTTGTTTACTGGACCAATACCTGATTGGATACTGAATTCAACAAAAAAGAT CGATCTTTCATTCAACAATTTTACAAATGAAAAATCGAACATATCATCATCAAGTTGTCAAAATGATGGGGATCGCCA CATCAACTTGTTCAAGAGCTCTTCGATGGGCAATGAAAC CATTCTTTCGTGTACGAGGACTAGCTTACCGCGTTGTTCACAAAGTAAGTTGAAATGTCATATACTTCCTCTAAATTCTCGTGGCCTGTTACAATTGG GGTCCACGCGGCTTCATATAAATTGTGGTGGTAAAGAATTAGTAGATGTTAATGAAGGTACTGTATATGATGCTGATACAGATCAAGGGGGACCTTCAAATTTCTTCCTTACAAAAGATTGGTCGTTTAGCAGCACTGGTCACTTCATGAGCCCTATTAAAAAAGCTTACATTTTGCCAAATTCGACCGAACTAATCTCTACGGACACGACCGATCCAAGACTGTACATGACAGCAcgcttttctcctctctctcttactTATTATGCCTTTTGTTTGGTAAGTGGGAATTACAGAGTAAGGCTCCATTTTGCGGAGACAGTATTCACTGATGATGAAACGTACAGAAGCTTAGGAAGACGTATATTTGATGTTTACATTCAG ggAGAGCGAGTGCTGAAGGATTTCGATATTGTAAAAGCGGCAGGTGGGGTTCGTAAGCCATATACACAAAGTTTTAATGCTAAAGTGACTAATAGTACCCTGGAGATCCGTTTCTACTGGGCTGGGAAGGGGACAACTGATATCCCGTCCCCAGGAGATTATGGTCCTCTTATTTCTGCCATTTCTGTGGATACCG ACGCTTCAGGCCGTATATCTGTAGGAGCAGTGGTTGGAATTCTCGTTGCCGGAgcttttgttataatattatttgttgtggCTATCCTCTGGTGGAAAGGCTGTCTAGGACAGAGATCAAGTGCTACAGATCATG ATTTAAGAGACCTAGACCTGAAAACTGGAACATTCACCTTAAGGCAAATCAAAACAGCCACAAACAACTTTGATGAGGCGAATAAAATTGGGGAAGGTGGTTTTGGTTCTGTTTATAAG GGCCTTCTGTCTGATGGCACTATGATGGCAGTCAAACAACTTTCTTCCAAATCAAAGCAAGGAAATCGTGAGTTTTTGAATGAGATCGGCATGATTTCTGCTTTGCAGCACCCTCATCTTGTAAAGCTCTATGGATGCTGTGTTGAAGGAAATCAATTGTTGCTTGTATACGAGTACATGGAAAATAATAGCCTTGCTCGTGTTTTGTTTG GGCCAGAAGAATATCAGTTGCAATTGGATTGGCCAACAAGACATAGGATTTGTGTTGGTATAGCAAGAGGTTTGGCCTATCTCCATGAAGAATCAAGGTTGAAGATTGTCCATAGAGACATCAAGTCTACCAATGTCTTGCTTGATAAAAATCTCAACCCTAAGATATCCGACTTTGGTATGGCCAAGCTTGATGAGGAGGATAATACCCACATCAGCACCCGAATTGCTGGAACTTA TGGTTATATGGCACCTGAGTATGCGTTGCATGGTTATTTAACTGACAAAGCAGATGTTTACAGTTTTGGAATTGTTGCCTTGGAAATTGTTAGTGGGAAGACCAACACGAGTCACCGGCCTAAGGGGGAATCTCTACATCTTCTTGATTGG GCACTTGTTTTGAAAGAGAAGGGAAATTTGTTGGATTTGGCTGATCCAAGATTAGGCTCAAAGTACAACAAGGAAGAGGTTATGCGCATGATTAATGTGGCTCTCCTATGCGCTAATGTTTCTGCATCAGTTAGGCCTACCATGTCCTCAGTGGTGAGCATGCTTGAGGGCGGTGCTGTTATTCCTGAGTTGGGTCCAAATTTAAGTACCGtagatgatgaaatgaaagtgaAGGCACTGTGGGATCATTTTCAAGATAAGAAAGAATCGAGTAGGGGAAATAGCCAGACCCAAAGTGTATCAACGGATGACCAATTCACCGGTACCTCATCCACATCCGGCGCCGTTGATCTATATCCAATCAATATGGATTCTAGTTATTTGGAGAAAAGAGTTTAG